One part of the Rutidosis leptorrhynchoides isolate AG116_Rl617_1_P2 chromosome 1, CSIRO_AGI_Rlap_v1, whole genome shotgun sequence genome encodes these proteins:
- the LOC139876113 gene encoding WAT1-related protein At1g09380-like, protein MVDDLLPSLIMVLVQFEFAGMNIFSKLAMDSGMNPFIHVAYRQIFACIFLAPLAYFIERGKRPPMTLSIFFQVFLCSIFGLSLNQITYFVGLKNSTPTIACALSNLLPAVTFVLAVLCNQESAKLKTMAGQAKLIGTFIGVGGAMLLSLYHGPKIPIGESRIHIHTSANDNANDHDQVNLIGPLLVIVSSVTWAIWFIIQARMSNNYPAPYSTSALMVMMATIECSIFGLIKEPHLDEWSLSSPIRVVASVYGGVVCSGIGVCMISWCIDRRGPLFVSVFNPLLLIIVAALSWGLLREKLYLGTVLGSLLIVLGLYCVLWGKSKETEAQQKQHELQDLGESIEMQ, encoded by the exons ATGGTGGATGATTTATTGCCTTCATTGATCATGGTACTTGTACAATTTGAGTTTGCAGGAATGAACATTTTCTCGAAGCTCGCCATGGATTCGGGGATGAATCCATTCATCCATGTTGCGTATCGTCAAATCTTTGCTTGTATATTCCTTGCACCCTTGGCGTATTTTATCGAAAG AGGTAAAAGACCCCCAATGACATTGTCCATTTTCTTCCAAGTTTTCTTGTGCTCCATTTTTGG GTTGTCATTGAATCAAATCACATACTTTGTTGGTTTGAAGAATTCGACACCAACCATCGCGTGCGCTTTATCAAATCTACTTCCAGCAGTAACATTCGTCCTTGCCGTATTATGCAA CCAAGAAAGTGCAAAGTTGAAGACTATGGCCGGACAAGCAAAGCTAATAGGAACATTCATTGGGGTCGGGGGTGCGATGTTATTGTCCTTGTACCATGGACCTAAAATACCCATCGGTGAATCAAGAATTCATATACATACGAGTGCTAACGATAATGCTAATGATCATGATCAAGTGAACCTCATCGGACCGCTTCTAGTCATTGTTAGTTCTGTCACTTGGGCAATATGGTTCATCATCCAA GCAAGAATGAGTAACAACTACCCTGCTCCATATTCGACGTCAGCTTTGATGGTGATGATGGCGACCATTGAGTGCTCAATATTTGGTCTCATCAAGGAGCCGCACTTGGATGAATGGTCATTGTCTTCACCCATCAGGGTCGTAGCAAGTGTTTATGGT GGGGTTGTATGCTCGGGAATAGGTGTTTGTATGATTTCATGGTGTATCGATAGAAGAGGACCACTCTTTGTTTCGGTGTTTAATCCGTTGCTGTTAATTATAGTTGCAGCTCTCAGTTGGGGCCTTCTTCGTGAGAAACTATATCTTGGCAC GGTGTTGGGATCATTACTAATTGTGCTGGGATTGTATTGTGTGCTTTGGGGAAAGAGTAAAGAAACAGAGGCTCAACAAAAACAACATGAACTGCAAGATTTAGGAGAAAGTATTGAAATGCAGTGA